In Cytobacillus sp. IB215665, one genomic interval encodes:
- the copZ gene encoding copper chaperone CopZ, which produces MVKTTLQVSGMTCGHCEKAVKGALSEVKGVDNVTVFLQDGKVDVEYDDAQVKVAALKEAVEDQGYDVE; this is translated from the coding sequence ATGGTTAAAACAACATTACAAGTATCTGGTATGACATGTGGTCATTGTGAAAAGGCAGTAAAGGGAGCATTATCAGAAGTTAAAGGTGTAGATAATGTGACGGTATTTCTTCAAGACGGTAAAGTTGACGTTGAATATGATGATGCTCAAGTGAAAGTAGCAGCATTGAAAGAAGCAGTTGAAGATCAAGGATACGACGTAGAATAA
- a CDS encoding F510_1955 family glycosylhydrolase, protein MKRKLQTIALLTVTSLLFGCGQNENEALPNDSAQNNTEIATDNDSTEENEKDQQTDKAETSKNKITDNNFFEPFNGTLEHVHGLGYAGNQNAIYFAAHDGLKVYEDGQWYKTVAENHDYMGFNAVDGGFFASGHPAGNSNLVNPFGIKRSLDNGQTLETLALEGVVDFHVMGVGYESQTIFVANPKANDLLEEAGELYVSDDLTENWEKIDAEGLSKDIINIAVHPTDSNKVAIAAKEGIYLSTNKGQSFELISDNMQGTSIYMSKKALWYGGYNGEPHLIKKSYDNDTEEIITLPSMDEDAVMYFTTNPQNDNELAFITYNGNVFYSNDGAENWEMLVNEGKIQ, encoded by the coding sequence ATGAAAAGGAAACTACAAACAATAGCACTGTTAACAGTTACTTCATTATTATTTGGGTGTGGACAGAATGAGAATGAAGCACTACCTAATGACTCAGCACAAAATAATACTGAAATTGCAACAGATAATGATTCGACTGAAGAGAACGAGAAAGATCAGCAAACTGACAAAGCTGAAACATCAAAAAACAAAATAACAGATAACAATTTTTTCGAGCCGTTTAACGGAACATTAGAGCATGTTCACGGTTTAGGATATGCTGGGAATCAAAATGCGATCTATTTTGCAGCACATGATGGGTTGAAAGTGTATGAAGATGGCCAATGGTATAAAACAGTAGCTGAAAATCATGATTATATGGGCTTTAACGCAGTAGATGGAGGTTTTTTCGCTAGTGGACATCCAGCTGGAAATTCAAATCTTGTTAATCCTTTTGGTATTAAGCGTAGCTTAGATAATGGTCAAACATTAGAAACATTAGCTTTAGAAGGAGTTGTTGATTTTCATGTGATGGGTGTAGGATACGAAAGTCAAACAATTTTTGTTGCTAACCCAAAAGCAAACGATTTATTAGAAGAAGCTGGTGAGTTATATGTAAGCGATGACCTAACGGAAAACTGGGAGAAGATAGACGCAGAAGGTTTAAGTAAAGATATTATAAATATTGCTGTCCATCCAACCGATTCAAATAAAGTGGCTATAGCAGCTAAAGAAGGAATCTACCTCTCAACGAATAAAGGTCAGTCATTTGAATTAATTTCAGATAATATGCAAGGTACATCCATCTACATGTCGAAGAAAGCGTTATGGTATGGTGGATATAATGGTGAGCCTCATCTTATTAAGAAATCTTACGATAATGATACGGAAGAAATTATTACGTTGCCTTCCATGGATGAGGATGCAGTCATGTATTTTACTACCAACCCTCAAAATGACAACGAGTTAGCCTTTATAACCTACAACGGGAATGTATTTTATTCCAACGATGGGGCAGAGAATTGGGAGATGTTAGTAAATGAAGGGAAGATTCAATAG
- a CDS encoding HAMP domain-containing sensor histidine kinase — translation MIFFLLYFGIVNERIQSETDDLFRRGISHRDVLEKNMDELTIKHVALMESEAVSAVVITNAQFQILEQSDTINPKLEELIKKSKEQIVPDDGELLEEKWKTEEYLATIHPVVFDGQRQGYVFMFSPTQPIRSMINGLTYQFLFIGMLSLLLSIATIFFLSRFITKPLIDMKEVTEKISTGQNNVFLKTNRDDELGELAKAIHVLSNRLERLKKERNEFLSSISHELRTPLAYLKGYADILQRTNLTSKERNDYLKIIEEEATHVVSLVKDLFDLAQIDENVFKIQQQAVHIHQFLLSIVEKFRPAYSEKEIHLKLVCPEKITNSIDPNRFDQVISNLLDNALKHSASHSTVEINAKKQDGKLTIIVKDEGEGIPANELPFIWDRLYRVEKSRSRSTGGTGLGLSIVKGIVNSHGGEIDVQSKIGEGTIFKIVL, via the coding sequence ATGATTTTTTTCTTACTATATTTCGGTATAGTGAATGAGCGAATTCAGAGTGAGACAGATGATTTATTTCGCAGAGGTATAAGTCATAGAGATGTGTTAGAAAAAAATATGGATGAGTTAACGATAAAACATGTTGCATTAATGGAGTCGGAGGCTGTTAGTGCAGTAGTCATCACAAATGCTCAGTTTCAAATCTTAGAGCAGTCTGACACAATTAACCCTAAACTAGAAGAGTTGATAAAAAAAAGTAAAGAGCAAATAGTACCTGACGATGGTGAGTTGCTAGAAGAAAAGTGGAAAACAGAAGAGTATCTAGCAACGATTCATCCAGTAGTATTTGACGGACAACGTCAAGGGTATGTATTTATGTTTTCACCTACACAGCCTATAAGGAGTATGATTAACGGTTTAACTTATCAATTTCTCTTTATTGGTATGTTGTCTTTGTTATTATCCATTGCTACAATCTTTTTTCTGTCACGTTTTATAACGAAACCACTAATAGATATGAAGGAAGTGACTGAAAAGATTAGTACTGGACAAAATAACGTATTTTTAAAAACGAATCGAGATGATGAACTAGGTGAATTAGCTAAAGCAATACATGTTCTGTCTAATAGGCTAGAGCGTTTAAAAAAAGAACGAAATGAATTTCTATCAAGTATTTCACATGAACTAAGGACTCCGTTAGCCTATCTTAAAGGCTATGCTGATATTTTACAGCGAACTAATCTCACTTCAAAAGAGCGAAATGATTATTTGAAAATTATTGAGGAGGAAGCCACGCATGTGGTTAGCTTAGTAAAAGATTTATTCGACTTAGCACAAATTGATGAAAATGTATTTAAGATTCAACAACAAGCTGTTCACATTCATCAATTTTTATTGTCTATCGTAGAGAAGTTTAGGCCGGCATACAGTGAAAAAGAAATTCATTTAAAACTTGTTTGCCCAGAAAAAATTACTAATAGCATTGATCCAAACAGATTTGATCAAGTGATAAGCAATTTATTAGATAATGCTTTAAAGCATTCGGCATCTCACTCTACTGTAGAAATTAATGCTAAAAAACAAGACGGCAAACTTACTATTATAGTAAAGGATGAAGGTGAAGGTATACCAGCGAATGAACTGCCTTTCATTTGGGATCGGCTGTATCGAGTAGAGAAATCTAGATCTAGATCAACTGGTGGTACAGGTTTAGGATTGTCGATAGTCAAAGGTATTGTCAATAGTCACGGTGGAGAAATAGACGTACAGAGCAAGATAGGTGAGGGGACTATATTTAAGATTGTGTTATAA
- a CDS encoding response regulator transcription factor — protein sequence MPVILLVDDEPRMLQLLKLYLEPTGYSCKTVRSGEDAINYLVQQKVDLVILDIMMPEMNGWETAEEIRSFSDVPIIMLTAKEQSSDIVKGLRIGADDYITKPFEETVLLARIEAILRRTSPNSKIEVDGLTWDKSNHQLTYGNESIVLTPKEFDLVGILLVNKNAVLTRESLLEQVWEFDSETEDRTVDSHIRNIREKCKKAGFPINDHLQTVWGIGYKWM from the coding sequence ATGCCTGTCATTTTACTAGTAGATGATGAACCGAGAATGTTACAGCTACTTAAGTTATACTTGGAGCCAACTGGTTATAGCTGTAAAACCGTTCGCTCAGGCGAAGATGCGATCAACTATTTGGTGCAGCAAAAAGTAGATTTAGTTATCTTAGATATTATGATGCCAGAAATGAATGGGTGGGAAACTGCTGAAGAGATTCGAAGCTTTTCTGATGTGCCTATTATTATGCTCACAGCAAAGGAGCAAAGCTCTGATATTGTAAAAGGGTTAAGAATTGGAGCAGATGACTATATAACAAAGCCATTCGAGGAAACGGTTTTGCTAGCAAGGATCGAAGCCATTTTGCGTAGAACCAGTCCTAATAGCAAGATTGAAGTTGATGGCCTTACATGGGACAAAAGTAATCATCAGTTGACATACGGTAATGAGAGTATTGTGCTTACACCGAAAGAGTTTGATCTGGTTGGGATATTGTTAGTTAACAAAAATGCAGTATTAACACGAGAAAGCCTTTTAGAGCAAGTATGGGAATTTGATTCTGAGACTGAAGATAGGACAGTTGATTCACACATTAGAAACATTAGAGAAAAATGCAAAAAAGCTGGCTTTCCAATCAATGATCATTTACAAACAGTCTGGGGAATCGGCTATAAATGGATGTAA
- a CDS encoding LTA synthase family protein — translation MNTSSLSKMSLILLATLLLWIKTYIVYKTSFDIKIESWLQEFILFINPLSFLLVLFGIAMFIKEKHRNRYLIITSLLVSFILFANVLYYREFTDFITIPLLFQTNNLADLDNSIFELLHFTDILMFVDIVVLYFMMRNRHKLSSRTTFTNRERRGYFLVVTVVVFFNLGLAESERPQLLTRTFDREMLVKNIGSYNYHLYDLVLTSKTSAQRALADSSEFVEIENFLNANYTMPDEDLFGIAKNRNVIMVSMESLQSFVIDETINGEEITPFLNDIIGESYYFNNFYHQTGQGKTSDSEFVVENSLYPLGRGAVFFTNAENEYRATPEILKEKDYYSAVFHANNKSFWNRDVMYPNLGYDRYFSLVDYDVNEDNSIGWGLKDIEFFDQSVEKLKSLPQPFYTKFITLTNHFPFELDEEDKMVDEFTSNSRTLNRYFPTVRYMDEALKGFVDQLKQEGLYDNSILVFYGDHYGISENHNKAMGEFLQEDITPFDVVQLQKVPFIIHIPGVTDNNPEVISKVSGQLDVKPTLLHLLGVDTKDDVHFGSDIFSEDKLDFIVLRDGSFITEDYVYTKSTCYDKETGEETDSSKCEPYEEKARQELEYSDNIVYGDLLRFYEGTSLTNGLTEQE, via the coding sequence ATGAATACATCATCATTGTCTAAGATGTCTTTAATACTTCTAGCAACACTATTATTATGGATTAAAACGTATATTGTCTATAAAACTAGTTTTGATATAAAAATTGAATCCTGGTTACAAGAATTTATTCTTTTTATTAACCCATTAAGCTTTTTACTCGTTCTGTTTGGGATTGCTATGTTTATTAAAGAAAAACATCGTAATAGGTACCTGATCATAACGAGTCTCTTAGTTTCTTTTATTTTATTTGCAAATGTGTTGTATTATCGAGAGTTTACCGATTTTATTACAATACCTTTACTTTTTCAAACTAATAATTTAGCAGATTTAGATAATAGTATTTTTGAGCTACTACATTTTACAGATATATTGATGTTTGTTGATATTGTTGTATTGTATTTCATGATGCGAAATCGTCATAAACTTTCATCACGAACAACTTTTACAAACAGAGAACGTAGAGGCTATTTTTTAGTTGTCACGGTAGTGGTATTTTTTAACTTAGGACTTGCAGAGTCAGAACGTCCGCAGTTGTTAACTCGTACATTTGATCGTGAAATGCTTGTGAAAAATATAGGGTCATACAATTACCACTTATATGATCTTGTGTTAACGTCTAAAACATCAGCCCAAAGAGCACTTGCGGATAGTAGTGAATTTGTTGAAATAGAGAATTTTCTAAATGCGAATTACACAATGCCGGATGAAGACCTTTTCGGTATTGCAAAGAATCGTAATGTCATTATGGTTTCAATGGAATCTTTGCAAAGCTTTGTGATTGATGAAACGATTAATGGGGAAGAAATTACACCGTTTTTGAATGACATCATTGGAGAAAGTTATTATTTTAATAATTTTTATCATCAAACAGGTCAAGGAAAAACATCTGATTCTGAATTTGTAGTTGAAAACTCGTTATACCCTTTAGGTAGAGGTGCTGTGTTTTTCACAAATGCGGAAAATGAGTACCGTGCTACCCCAGAAATCTTAAAAGAAAAAGATTATTATTCTGCAGTGTTTCATGCAAATAATAAGAGCTTTTGGAATCGTGATGTCATGTATCCTAATCTTGGATATGACCGTTACTTTTCATTGGTAGATTACGATGTGAACGAAGATAATTCAATTGGTTGGGGATTAAAAGATATTGAGTTTTTTGATCAATCTGTTGAGAAGCTAAAATCATTACCTCAACCGTTTTATACAAAATTTATTACGTTAACAAATCATTTCCCATTTGAGCTAGATGAAGAAGATAAAATGGTAGATGAATTTACGTCAAACAGTCGCACTCTTAATCGTTATTTCCCAACGGTAAGATATATGGATGAAGCATTGAAAGGCTTTGTAGACCAATTAAAACAAGAAGGTTTATATGATAATTCAATTCTCGTGTTTTATGGTGACCACTATGGTATTTCAGAAAATCATAATAAAGCGATGGGAGAATTTTTACAGGAAGATATCACACCTTTTGATGTCGTACAATTACAAAAGGTTCCATTCATTATTCATATACCAGGTGTGACTGACAACAATCCAGAAGTCATTTCTAAAGTATCAGGTCAACTAGATGTGAAGCCGACACTTCTACATTTATTAGGTGTTGATACGAAGGATGATGTGCACTTCGGATCTGATATTTTCTCAGAAGATAAACTAGATTTTATTGTGCTTAGAGATGGAAGCTTTATCACTGAAGATTATGTATATACAAAATCTACATGCTATGATAAAGAGACAGGGGAAGAGACGGACAGCTCTAAGTGTGAGCCTTATGAAGAAAAAGCAAGGCAGGAGCTAGAGTACTCTGATAACATTGTCTACGGGGATTTATTACGGTTTTATGAAGGAACATCATTAACAAATGGTTTAACTGAGCAAGAGTGA
- a CDS encoding DegV family protein, translated as MRKIKIVTDSTIDVSDEVLQKYGIEMVPLMITIEGKSFLDRIDISPSEFLNKMKQAVHLPKSSQPSTGQFVELYDRLDEEGYDVISIHMTGGMSGTVASAETAAEISKANVTVVDSRFLSKALSFQVLEAAKMALDGKSVDDIVNRLAEIRNNSFLYLTVDTLENLVKGGRIGKGKAFIGSLLNIKPISSLEGGSITPVGKVRSQSQIVKYLTKQFVKDVEGKVIKAVGIAHADARDLAGKLKEAISHASGYEEIEIVDTTPVISLHTGAGAMSIMYFAE; from the coding sequence ATGAGAAAAATAAAAATAGTGACTGATTCCACAATTGATGTTTCAGATGAGGTTTTACAAAAGTATGGCATTGAAATGGTACCGTTAATGATCACAATAGAGGGGAAATCTTTTCTTGACAGAATTGACATTTCACCTAGTGAATTTCTAAATAAAATGAAACAAGCTGTCCATCTACCGAAAAGCTCACAGCCATCTACAGGACAATTTGTTGAATTATATGACAGATTAGATGAAGAAGGGTATGATGTGATTTCTATCCATATGACAGGTGGTATGAGTGGTACTGTTGCATCTGCAGAAACTGCTGCAGAAATATCAAAAGCCAATGTGACTGTCGTCGATTCGAGGTTCCTTTCTAAAGCTTTAAGTTTTCAAGTGTTAGAAGCTGCAAAGATGGCTTTAGACGGTAAAAGTGTAGATGATATTGTGAATAGGTTAGCAGAGATTCGTAACAATAGTTTTTTATATCTTACTGTTGATACACTTGAAAATTTAGTAAAGGGTGGCAGAATTGGCAAAGGGAAAGCGTTTATTGGCTCTTTACTGAACATAAAGCCGATATCTTCACTTGAAGGTGGAAGTATTACACCGGTAGGTAAAGTTAGGAGTCAATCGCAAATAGTGAAGTATTTAACTAAACAATTTGTTAAGGATGTTGAGGGCAAAGTCATAAAAGCAGTAGGTATAGCACATGCAGATGCACGTGATCTAGCAGGAAAATTAAAAGAAGCTATTAGTCATGCCTCCGGGTATGAAGAAATTGAAATTGTAGATACAACCCCTGTTATTTCACTCCACACTGGAGCAGGTGCTATGAGTATTATGTATTTTGCTGAGTAA
- a CDS encoding ATP-binding protein: MIHKFHRLSFFKKTLIFSSVFVIFLGIATAVISYQIQKNATIQLLSESAINLTNLWKEILVLEDVTTIKSNQELNSPSRTHIIDLLNHIHENYSMYSRAYLLDFDRNNNNSYHVIVDSEHNIQGERELEHHIHNNKEYTNAFTSAIVENKSAATGLYKDQMGLWITAFTPIVDDEGNIIAVLAIDIDATEIREDLRNLLISLFISFVILFSIILKIQQWGFSKMMDPLKQLFEGVYQVSRGNFDVKLSYVDTSELGYLKDEFNSMVGYLRTIFERVQVTAEHFGKRNYANRQLHGFEKAIGEIDEIIHQTKLQKELQRAEKMNAIGQMAASVAHEIRNPMTVVKGFLQIFLANENIKSQEREFIHLMINELNRAETIINDYLSLAKPDVGECEEVNCSDIVKNVTDIVNSYALMKNNISIIEHVEEGLYVKGNKGELKQVLLNIMKNGIEAMKAEGELSVTCVKDTSYVRIEITDSGIGMTQDELDRLGTPFYSLKEKGTGIGLMVCYQIIEQMKGKIIVESVKNKGTTFSLFLPIVN, from the coding sequence ATGATACATAAATTCCATCGATTGAGTTTTTTTAAAAAAACACTAATCTTTTCATCAGTTTTTGTCATTTTTTTAGGGATCGCAACAGCGGTAATCAGCTACCAAATACAGAAAAACGCAACGATACAATTGTTGTCTGAAAGTGCAATAAATTTAACTAATTTATGGAAGGAAATATTGGTACTAGAGGATGTTACTACAATTAAGAGTAACCAAGAGTTAAATTCCCCTTCAAGAACTCACATTATTGACCTCTTAAATCATATTCATGAAAACTATTCCATGTATTCAAGAGCTTATCTGTTAGATTTTGATCGTAACAATAACAATAGCTATCATGTCATTGTAGATTCAGAACATAATATACAGGGTGAACGAGAGCTCGAACATCATATACATAATAATAAGGAATATACGAATGCATTTACCTCAGCAATAGTCGAAAATAAAAGTGCTGCAACAGGCTTATATAAAGATCAAATGGGGTTATGGATCACTGCTTTTACACCAATTGTCGACGATGAGGGGAATATAATTGCTGTGTTAGCTATAGATATAGACGCTACAGAGATTCGAGAGGACTTGAGGAATTTACTTATATCTTTATTTATCAGTTTTGTTATTTTATTTAGTATCATCTTAAAGATTCAGCAGTGGGGTTTTTCAAAGATGATGGATCCTTTAAAACAGCTGTTTGAAGGGGTTTACCAAGTTAGTAGAGGTAATTTTGATGTGAAACTATCATATGTAGATACTTCTGAATTAGGATATTTAAAAGATGAATTTAATAGCATGGTTGGTTATTTACGAACTATATTTGAACGTGTTCAAGTAACAGCAGAGCATTTTGGGAAAAGAAATTATGCTAATCGACAGTTGCATGGGTTTGAAAAAGCGATAGGAGAAATTGATGAAATTATTCATCAAACGAAGCTCCAGAAGGAACTACAAAGAGCTGAAAAAATGAATGCAATTGGTCAAATGGCTGCATCAGTCGCTCATGAAATTAGAAACCCGATGACGGTAGTAAAAGGTTTTCTTCAGATTTTCCTCGCCAATGAAAATATTAAGAGTCAAGAAAGAGAGTTTATCCATTTAATGATAAATGAGTTAAACAGGGCAGAAACGATTATTAATGACTATTTGTCTCTTGCTAAACCAGATGTAGGTGAATGTGAAGAAGTGAATTGTAGTGACATTGTTAAAAATGTTACTGATATTGTGAACTCATATGCTCTAATGAAAAATAATATCTCGATTATAGAACATGTAGAAGAAGGGCTTTACGTAAAAGGAAATAAAGGAGAGCTGAAACAAGTGTTGCTAAATATTATGAAAAATGGCATCGAAGCAATGAAAGCAGAGGGAGAGTTATCAGTCACGTGTGTAAAAGATACTTCATATGTACGGATTGAGATTACCGACTCTGGCATTGGGATGACTCAGGATGAGCTTGATCGCTTAGGCACACCTTTTTATTCGTTGAAAGAAAAGGGCACAGGTATTGGTCTAATGGTATGTTATCAAATTATTGAACAAATGAAAGGGAAAATTATAGTGGAAAGTGTAAAGAATAAAGGGACTACGTTTAGCTTATTTTTACCGATTGTAAACTAA
- a CDS encoding ABC transporter ATP-binding protein, with amino-acid sequence MIETINLTKRYGSFTALDSLNLNVKEGSVFGFVGHNGAGKSTTFSILATLMAPTSGTAYVNGYDVTKEPKNVRKSIGYMPDFFGVYDQFKTIEYLHFYGVSYGIPERERNVLIPQLLELVNLSHKKDSYVDVLSRGMKQRLCLARALIHDPKLLILDEPASGLDPRARIEMREILKELKNMGKTIIISSHILPELAEMCDEIGVIDSGKLVATGSVAEIQKQLQANKVINVKLVDDMAKAYTFFEDQQFVTNLHRNERFENVLSFAFSGDDQEQTNLLKKALSENLLILSFSEEDSNLEDIFLEITREVE; translated from the coding sequence ATGATAGAAACAATTAACTTAACGAAAAGATATGGTTCCTTTACCGCACTTGATTCATTAAACCTCAATGTAAAAGAAGGTAGTGTGTTTGGCTTTGTAGGCCACAACGGTGCTGGTAAATCAACTACTTTTTCGATTTTGGCAACATTAATGGCACCAACGTCTGGAACAGCATATGTAAACGGTTATGACGTGACGAAGGAGCCAAAAAATGTTAGAAAGTCAATAGGGTATATGCCAGACTTTTTTGGGGTCTATGATCAATTCAAAACAATCGAATATTTACATTTTTATGGTGTTAGTTATGGTATTCCAGAACGTGAAAGAAACGTGCTCATACCACAGCTATTAGAACTGGTCAATTTATCACATAAAAAGGATTCGTATGTGGATGTGCTATCAAGAGGGATGAAACAAAGGCTTTGCCTCGCCCGAGCTTTAATTCATGATCCTAAATTGCTAATTTTGGATGAACCTGCATCAGGGTTAGACCCCCGTGCAAGAATTGAAATGCGTGAGATTTTAAAAGAGCTAAAGAACATGGGTAAAACGATTATTATTTCTTCTCACATTTTACCAGAGCTTGCTGAGATGTGTGATGAAATTGGAGTAATTGACAGTGGGAAGCTTGTAGCGACAGGGTCAGTGGCTGAAATACAAAAACAATTACAAGCAAATAAAGTAATCAATGTAAAATTAGTTGATGATATGGCAAAAGCTTATACGTTTTTTGAAGACCAACAGTTTGTTACAAATCTTCATAGGAACGAAAGGTTTGAAAATGTGTTATCATTTGCCTTTTCAGGGGATGATCAGGAACAAACGAACTTATTAAAAAAAGCGTTGTCTGAGAACCTTCTTATTCTTTCATTTAGTGAAGAAGATTCGAACCTGGAAGATATATTCCTAGAAATTACGAGAGAGGTAGAGTGA
- a CDS encoding ABC transporter permease produces the protein MRSLLINPVLNKEIKLRFRSFKSFLGILFYLLVLGGIALGYIYLDSSNSPGGIVKPNESQEMFMIISVLQLGLILFMTPGLTAGTISGERERQTLNILLTTQQSSTSIIVSKLVSSLAYLFLIIFSSLPLYSIVFLFGGVSPNTLLSVFVIYLLTIVTVGSIGILCSTLIRKTIVSMIVTYGVMLFLTAGTAAIMLFSFQMTGYSYNANPQPTNVVAYICGMFNPFAVILAELEPNAANEFADMTNIDFSLFFSFTFSYLIITVICLLISIKKLRPKMKPKRG, from the coding sequence ATGAGAAGCCTATTAATCAATCCAGTGTTAAATAAGGAAATTAAACTCCGTTTCCGCTCATTTAAAAGCTTCCTTGGCATTTTATTCTATCTGTTAGTTTTAGGAGGGATTGCTCTAGGATATATTTATTTAGATAGTTCAAACTCTCCAGGCGGAATTGTTAAACCGAATGAAAGTCAAGAAATGTTTATGATCATCTCAGTTCTACAATTGGGGCTCATATTATTTATGACCCCCGGGTTAACGGCAGGTACCATTAGTGGTGAACGTGAAAGACAAACATTAAACATTCTGTTAACGACACAGCAATCTTCAACAAGCATTATCGTTAGTAAGCTAGTTTCTTCATTAGCATACTTGTTCTTAATCATATTTTCATCACTGCCATTATATAGTATCGTGTTCCTATTTGGTGGGGTGTCACCGAACACGTTACTATCAGTATTTGTCATTTATTTACTAACGATAGTAACTGTAGGGAGTATAGGTATTTTATGTTCTACACTTATTCGCAAAACAATCGTATCAATGATTGTTACGTATGGTGTTATGTTATTTCTTACAGCTGGTACAGCAGCGATTATGTTATTTTCTTTTCAAATGACTGGATATTCATATAATGCCAATCCTCAACCAACAAATGTTGTTGCATATATATGTGGAATGTTTAACCCATTTGCGGTGATCCTTGCTGAACTTGAACCGAACGCAGCGAATGAATTTGCTGATATGACAAATATTGATTTTTCATTATTTTTTAGTTTTACATTTTCCTATTTAATCATTACTGTTATATGTTTACTAATCAGCATTAAGAAGCTTCGCCCAAAAATGAAACCGAAGAGAGGGTGA
- a CDS encoding AAA family ATPase — MVELAQKEQQLQAVADKISKSKLEISKFIVGQEDVVDQVLWTIFAGGHALLEGLPGLGKTMLIRTISEVMNLDFSRIQFTPDLMPSDITGTMMLEPNEQGKQNFVFHEGPVFANIVLADEINRATPKTQSSLLEAMAEKTVTVMGDTKKLAEPFFVLATQNPLDTEGTYPLPEAQMDRFLLKINVDYPTKEQLKEIIKKTTTTTTPSLQKVINRDDIVEIQNLAKEILVSDDVLEFATNIIVASHPTNESSPEMIRKFVRYGSGPRGLQSMIQIGKVHALSNSRVHLSKGDIKKCAKAVLRHRLFLNFEGEAAGISTDTIIEELITTVEQSVNKK, encoded by the coding sequence GTGGTAGAATTAGCACAAAAAGAGCAACAATTACAAGCAGTTGCAGATAAGATATCAAAATCTAAACTAGAGATTTCTAAATTTATAGTAGGGCAAGAGGACGTGGTTGACCAAGTATTATGGACGATTTTTGCGGGTGGACACGCATTGTTAGAGGGGTTACCCGGACTTGGAAAAACGATGCTTATTCGAACAATTTCTGAGGTGATGAACTTGGATTTTTCAAGAATACAGTTCACTCCAGATTTAATGCCTTCTGACATTACTGGGACAATGATGTTAGAGCCTAACGAGCAAGGAAAGCAAAACTTTGTTTTTCACGAAGGTCCAGTCTTTGCGAATATTGTCTTAGCTGATGAAATTAACCGTGCAACACCTAAGACTCAAAGCTCTCTGCTTGAGGCCATGGCTGAAAAAACAGTAACTGTTATGGGTGATACGAAAAAATTAGCAGAGCCCTTTTTTGTTCTTGCGACCCAAAACCCGTTGGATACTGAAGGTACGTATCCATTACCAGAAGCTCAAATGGATCGATTTTTATTGAAAATTAACGTCGATTACCCTACGAAAGAACAACTGAAGGAAATTATCAAAAAGACAACAACAACGACAACACCATCATTACAAAAAGTGATCAACCGTGATGATATAGTTGAAATCCAAAATCTTGCTAAAGAGATACTCGTTAGTGACGATGTGTTAGAATTCGCAACCAATATCATCGTTGCAAGCCATCCTACGAATGAATCTTCACCAGAGATGATAAGAAAGTTTGTTCGTTATGGCTCAGGGCCTCGTGGGTTACAAAGTATGATACAAATCGGCAAAGTGCATGCGTTAAGTAATAGTAGAGTTCATCTTTCAAAAGGAGATATTAAAAAGTGTGCGAAAGCTGTTTTACGGCATCGGTTATTTTTAAATTTTGAAGGTGAAGCTGCCGGCATTAGTACAGATACCATCATTGAAGAATTAATTACAACTGTTGAGCAAAGCGTGAATAAAAAATGA